One Thunnus thynnus chromosome 21, fThuThy2.1, whole genome shotgun sequence DNA segment encodes these proteins:
- the buc2l gene encoding uncharacterized protein buc2l, protein MEAATSTLHHSYGLGPRGPNPPHGAQVAQGPHQPDQGPSGAPHPEEQHHQQQQQQQQQQQHQKPFFYIQPLQPCLPMQSLQWPVPMPMPVSYNPYYGYPGLGYSMPMMPHYQPNPYMEPPGFVVPHTHLHLMDYRRMLNPQYYQTMAYHARRFRYQHNAPAREMTSSEVQTEPLSGTQRTSTPGPSNVDATNVLPVCNSSSNTPSVPTSQLLSPALALQKGDHSLELKDMVPPSTTRTPPNGSFVIQTEEVRIECCTTPVGLQVLHSHETAEVSHRFSQDMVQCMLQDDGLCLPADKSEQSLQACPDILLVGTPSGGEKIPELEESRNQADPVTVTSSLDSQVATHGEVEGTRSEKDRSMTSKNFHFKVVHLPFDPKYLEELRKMESTVWSMDETLIPSPESLTQNGLTESYDETLAAVAEVPSADALTLREEAPTEEVVPVIEMPLLVEDELEDIVPTMEGPRDEMVSEADMCLMMDVPVEEEAPEAEVTLAPNLLLLDNSPLKADRNQHRQETHIQDHQDTSFESLPAYLPSTSWLADFDNVYYCSKMPPTPKKQNKPLSRCGLDVPTRRRKLDLEYKEQPTVRKPKERYKPKGKVDRRSLSDHECCLSRNFNENVFTPYASKRERLCGRCLTKRQICTSASPGLNSRILKRKVAPFQQWNDPLLPTCEACKSHSKKRLMRKGSSSDVRGPHHGHDTEGESSENSSCRTRLEWRVAEDTRRLDDLKRPLASKQNLEKCPAATYPKLREKNCVCNEPQHQPVVWERLRHCPHGNAIREMDENCTMPVSSQGKWRNMDQIYLTHRWQTEKSWKAVMPNPDGSKNEARSQHLNKHKTSQPQSQGTCRKDTRC, encoded by the exons ATGGAGGCAGCCACGTCTACCTTGCACCACTCTTACGGTCTGGGCCCTCGTGGTCCAAACCCACCGCATGGAGCTCAGGTGGCCCAAGGGCCCCATCAGCCGGATCAAGGGCCTTCAGGAGCTCCACATCCTGAGGAgcagcaccaccagcagcagcagcagcagcagcagcagcagcagcaccaaaaACCTTTCTTCTACATACAGCCTTTGCAACCATGCCTGCCCATGCAGAGTCTGCAGTGGCCTGTGCCCATGCCAATGCCTGTGTCCTACAACCCCTACTATGGCTATCCTGGTTTAG GTTATAGCATGCCAATGATGCCCCACTATCAGCCAAATCCGTACATGGAGCCACCTGGCTTCGTTGTACCCCATACCCACCTCCATTTGATGGATTATAGACGCATGCTCAACCCCCAGTATTACCAGACCATGGCCTACCACGCCCGCAGGTTCCGCTACCAACACAATGCCCCAGCCAGAGAAATGACCAGCTCTGAGGTTCAAACTGAACCACTGTCTGGTACTCAGAGGACAAGCACCCCAGGGCCCAGCAATGTTGACGCCACCAATGTCCTCCCAGtctgcaacagcagcagcaacacccCCAGTGTCCCCACCAGTCAGCTGCTCTCACCAGCCTTGGCCTTGCAGAAAGGGGATCATTCTTTGGAGCTCAAGGACATGGTGCCACCTTCTACCACCAGGACGCCACCAAATGGCAGCTTCGTGATTCAGACAGAAGAAGTGAGAATTGAATGCTGCACCACACCGGTGGGACTGCAGGTTCTGCATTCTCATGAGACAGCAGAAGTGTCCCACAGATTTTCCCAAGACATGGTCCAGTGCATGCTGCAGGACGATGGCCTATGTCTTCCTGCAGACAAGTCAGAGCAGTCACTCCAAGCTTGTCCTGACATCTTGTTAGTTGGGACACCCAGTGGTGGTGAGAAGATCCCTGAGCTGGAGGAGTCAAGGAACCAGGCAGACCCTGTGACTGTCACTTCGTCATTGGATTCACAAGTAGCAACTCACGGTGAAGTTGAGGGGACAAGGAGCGAGAAAGATCGGAGTATGACTTCCAAGAATTTTCACTTTAAAGTCGTTCACTTGCCCTTTGACCCCAAGTATCTGGAAGAGCTGCGGAAGATGGAGTCCACTGTCTGGTCAATGGACGAAACTTTGATTCCTTCCCCTGAATCACTGACCCAAAATGGCCTCACAGAGTCTTATGATGAAACACTGGCTGCTGTAGCTGAAGTGCCTTCAGCAGATGCACTTACGTTGAGAGAGGAGGCTCCTACGGAAGAGGTTGTCCCTGTGATTGAGATGCCTCTTCTGGTAGAGGATGAACTGGAGGACATAGTCCCCACTATGGAGGGTCCTAGGGATGAGATGGTGTCTGAAGCTGATATGTGCCTTATGATGGATGTTCCTGTTGAAGAGGAAGCTCCAGAAGCAGAGGTGACTCTTGCACCTAATTTGCTGTTATTAGATAACTCCCCTCTTAAGGCAGATAGAAACCAACATAGACAAGAAACACATATCCAGGATCACCAGGACACCTCATTTGAGTCCTTGCCTGCCTACCTCCCCTCGACCAGCTGGCTAGCTGACTTTGACAATGTCTACTATTGTAGCAAGATGCCACCAACTCCCAAGAAGCAGAACAAACCTCTGAGCAGATGTGGTTTAGATGTGCCtaccagaagaagaaaactaGACTTGGAGTACAAAGAACAACCTACTGTTCGTAAGCCAAAAGAGAGGTACAAACCCAAAGGCAAAGTGGATCGACGAAGCCTCTCTGACCATGAATGCTGCCTGAGCAGAAATTTCAATGAGAATGTGTTCACCCCCTATGCATCCAAGAGGGAACGACTTTGTGGCAGATGTCTGACAAAGCGTCAGATCTGCACATCTGCCAGTCCAGGACTCAATAGCCGGATCCTAAAAAGAAAAGTTGCTCCCTTCCAACAGTGGAACGACCCCCTTTTACCGACTTGTGAAGCCTGTAAATCTCACTCAAAGAAACGACTGATGAGGAAAGGCTCCAGTTCTGATGTTCGTGGTCCACATCATGGACACGACACTGAGGGAGAATCTTCTGAGAACAGCTCGTGTCGCACCAGGCTTGAGTGGAGGGTAGCTGAGGATACCAGGAGGCTCGATGACCTCAAAAGGCCACTGGCTTCCAAGCAGAACTTAGAAAAGTGTCCTGCAGCAACGTACCCAAAGCTGAGGGAAAAGaactgtgtgtgtaatgagcCACAGCATCAGCCTGTTGTATGGGAGAGGCTGCGTCACTGTCCCCACGGCAACGCCATCAGAGAAATGGATGAGAACTGCACCATGCCTGTTTCCTCTCAGGGCAAATGGAGGAACATGGATCAGATTTACCTGACACACAGGTGGCAAACTG AGAAGTCATGGAAAGCAGTGATGCCCAACCCTGACGGCTCCAAGAATGAAGCCAGATCACAACACTTGAATAAACACAAGACATCACAACCACAATCACAAG